Proteins encoded by one window of Prosthecobacter vanneervenii:
- a CDS encoding ferritin, which translates to MTLNPKLTKLLNEQINNEMSSSYVYLAMAAWFEQTPYSGFAKWMFTQSREETMHALKFYQYLVDRDAKVELQPIAKPKMDFKSPLDVFQHSLKQEQRVTQQINDLFEVAEQVKDHASKNLLLWFLNEQMEEEKTVGDMLNRLKLAGNDTASLLVLDREAGSRPSAGGAPDVTPGA; encoded by the coding sequence ATGACACTCAACCCCAAACTCACCAAGCTGCTCAATGAGCAGATCAATAACGAAATGTCCTCCAGCTATGTGTACCTCGCCATGGCGGCGTGGTTTGAGCAAACCCCCTACTCCGGCTTTGCCAAGTGGATGTTTACCCAGAGCCGCGAGGAGACCATGCACGCGCTGAAATTCTACCAGTATCTAGTGGACCGGGATGCCAAAGTTGAATTGCAGCCCATTGCCAAGCCCAAGATGGACTTCAAATCTCCGCTGGATGTCTTCCAGCACAGCCTCAAGCAGGAGCAGCGTGTCACCCAGCAGATCAATGACCTCTTCGAAGTCGCCGAGCAGGTCAAAGACCACGCCTCAAAGAACCTCCTGCTCTGGTTCCTCAATGAACAAATGGAGGAGGAGAAGACTGTCGGAGACATGCTCAACCGTCTCAAGCTCGCTGGCAATGACACTGCCAGCCTGCTCGTTCTGGATCGCGAGGCCGGCAGCCGCCCAAGCGCTGGTGGTGCTCCGGATGTGACACCCGGTGCTTGA
- a CDS encoding MFS transporter, whose translation MPTDAAASPHQHHPHVVRRNFICHCLEGGLYMGGVAFLQPETVMPKMVEQLGGASAVIAIMPVIIPAAFALAGLFVSPLVERLTKFKPWVMGFGILQRLPYLITGLLLWFWQDAGPWLLPVVVLTPVFSGLVGGVGVVAWMEMVTRMVPERVRAAGWAARYITQACIGMVAGGVIQQVLTHTPGQRGYAVLHLTTFVFLLLSWIAQSFMRELPAAHHYHPHEGSYWSYLRSLPGLLKGQPHLLKLIAARFTGTGYLIVVSFLTLHALHTTGRPEADEGSFVSFQNIGTILGSLLAAWLGYHMGGRVLLILSRIVCMGLCLWAGTTHTFGGFMAAYFVLGFGLFLDRVGDLTLTAELCTPERRSTLQAVLGFCNVWSLMLATSLGGLIYSWTGSFHLVASLAAVMSALSILILSGIPEPRKSR comes from the coding sequence ATGCCCACTGACGCCGCCGCTTCACCACACCAGCATCATCCGCATGTCGTGCGGCGGAATTTCATCTGCCACTGCCTGGAAGGAGGCCTGTACATGGGCGGAGTGGCGTTTCTCCAACCGGAGACAGTGATGCCAAAGATGGTGGAGCAGCTAGGAGGTGCCTCGGCCGTCATTGCCATCATGCCGGTGATCATTCCTGCGGCATTTGCCCTGGCAGGTTTGTTTGTGTCCCCGCTGGTGGAGCGTCTCACGAAATTCAAACCCTGGGTCATGGGCTTTGGCATCCTGCAACGCCTGCCCTATCTCATTACTGGACTGCTGCTGTGGTTCTGGCAGGATGCGGGGCCGTGGCTGCTGCCTGTGGTGGTGCTGACGCCGGTTTTTTCTGGCTTGGTTGGCGGCGTGGGTGTGGTGGCGTGGATGGAAATGGTCACCCGCATGGTGCCGGAACGTGTGAGAGCGGCCGGCTGGGCGGCCCGCTACATCACACAAGCATGCATTGGCATGGTGGCGGGAGGAGTGATCCAGCAAGTGCTAACGCACACCCCGGGGCAGCGGGGCTATGCAGTGCTGCATCTGACCACTTTTGTGTTTCTGCTGCTGTCATGGATAGCGCAGTCTTTTATGCGTGAACTGCCGGCCGCGCATCATTACCACCCCCATGAAGGCAGCTACTGGAGCTACCTGCGCAGCCTGCCGGGTCTGCTGAAGGGCCAGCCACATCTTCTCAAACTGATAGCGGCACGGTTTACCGGCACAGGATATCTGATCGTCGTCTCGTTTCTGACGCTGCACGCGCTGCATACCACGGGCAGACCCGAGGCGGATGAGGGGAGCTTTGTTTCTTTCCAAAACATCGGCACCATTCTGGGCAGCCTGCTGGCCGCGTGGCTGGGCTATCATATGGGCGGGCGAGTGCTGCTGATCCTTTCCCGCATCGTCTGCATGGGGTTGTGTCTATGGGCCGGCACCACACATACCTTTGGAGGTTTTATGGCCGCCTATTTTGTGCTGGGGTTTGGTCTGTTCCTAGACCGGGTGGGAGACCTGACTCTCACAGCGGAACTCTGCACACCCGAGAGGCGATCCACGCTGCAGGCGGTGCTCGGTTTTTGCAATGTGTGGTCTCTGATGCTGGCGACGAGCCTAGGCGGGCTTATCTATTCTTGGACAGGATCTTTCCACCTGGTGGCCAGTCTGGCGGCGGTGATGTCTGCACTTTCCATTCTCATCCTAAGCGGTATTCCAGAGCCACGAAAGAGCCGCTGA
- a CDS encoding ATP-dependent Clp protease adaptor ClpS, with protein sequence MRLSDATRSATAPVTPRQPRVAPHRPQGKPQTAPPALEPPWHVILLDDDCHTFEYVIEMLFVIFGHSKELGKRMADEVNEKGRAIVATVHKELAELRQEQIQEYGPDPRIPACKVSMRATIECAD encoded by the coding sequence ATGAGACTTTCCGACGCCACCCGCTCTGCGACCGCTCCGGTGACGCCCCGGCAGCCGCGTGTGGCTCCACACCGGCCGCAGGGAAAGCCGCAGACTGCTCCTCCGGCTTTGGAGCCGCCTTGGCATGTCATCCTCTTGGACGACGACTGCCATACATTCGAATACGTCATCGAAATGCTCTTTGTCATCTTCGGGCATTCCAAAGAGCTCGGAAAGCGCATGGCTGACGAGGTGAATGAAAAGGGGCGTGCGATCGTGGCCACCGTCCACAAGGAGCTGGCAGAGCTCAGGCAGGAGCAGATCCAGGAATATGGCCCCGATCCCCGCATCCCTGCATGCAAGGTATCCATGCGTGCTACAATCGAGTGCGCTGACTGA
- a CDS encoding PA14 domain-containing protein, translating to MSRLLIALFLASACARAVEPAAFSIKTMTAQMKYDVTELLAEPGQPVKVTFENGDDLPHNLVFCQPGTDTAAMALKQMEKPEEALKRNWLPDDPRIWAHSKMLNPHEKEVISFSAPQKPGSYPYVCTFPGHALTMSGVLKVAPMGDRLHDLKFALYLGNWKELPDFSKLTPHREGVIEDNLLQVKLDDYKNEFGVVFTGKLTAPRKGSYRFYLSSDDGSRILIDGKEIVSYDGIHPSGDIKEQGVTLEKGEHEFRLEYFQARSQVELYAAWKGADTQITPLSKWLHPRWKGGAKNQKEYEPIPLLVKDEAVIYRNFIQGAGNRGIGVGYPGGVNIAWSAESMNLALIWRGAFMDAARHWNSRGGGHEKPLGYDVLQPTGEATPAFFVTEKPEAEWPKWDKTKRYEGFHWGGYSLDAKRRPTFRYTWQGVEVEESFSTEGDGNKPDGKAKLIRTVKVAGKLPAHAWYRIGNGAFENKDGGFFSKGMPGYRISAAGAQIAGQNLVIPAQTGTMTITYQWAQ from the coding sequence ATGTCCCGCCTGCTTATCGCCCTGTTTCTTGCCTCCGCCTGCGCCCGGGCCGTGGAACCCGCCGCTTTTTCCATCAAAACGATGACAGCGCAGATGAAGTACGACGTGACCGAACTGCTGGCAGAGCCCGGACAGCCGGTGAAGGTCACGTTTGAAAATGGCGATGATCTGCCGCACAACCTCGTCTTCTGCCAGCCGGGGACCGACACCGCCGCCATGGCGCTGAAGCAGATGGAGAAACCCGAGGAGGCCCTGAAACGCAACTGGCTGCCGGATGATCCGCGCATCTGGGCACACTCAAAAATGCTCAACCCGCATGAAAAGGAGGTGATCAGCTTTTCGGCGCCTCAGAAGCCCGGAAGCTACCCGTATGTATGCACCTTTCCCGGACATGCGCTGACGATGAGCGGAGTGCTGAAAGTGGCCCCGATGGGGGACCGGCTGCATGACCTGAAATTTGCCCTTTATCTGGGCAACTGGAAAGAGCTGCCCGACTTTTCCAAACTGACGCCGCACCGCGAGGGCGTCATCGAGGATAATTTGCTGCAGGTGAAACTGGACGACTACAAGAACGAGTTTGGCGTGGTCTTCACGGGCAAGCTGACCGCACCAAGGAAGGGCTCCTACCGCTTCTACCTCTCAAGTGATGACGGATCGCGCATCCTGATCGATGGCAAGGAGATCGTGTCCTACGATGGCATTCACCCTTCGGGCGACATCAAGGAGCAAGGCGTCACGCTCGAAAAAGGAGAACACGAATTTCGTCTGGAATACTTCCAGGCACGCAGCCAAGTCGAGCTGTATGCCGCGTGGAAAGGTGCCGACACTCAGATCACGCCGCTGTCCAAGTGGCTGCACCCGAGATGGAAGGGCGGAGCTAAAAATCAGAAAGAGTATGAGCCCATACCACTCCTAGTGAAGGATGAGGCAGTGATCTACCGCAACTTCATCCAAGGCGCAGGCAACCGAGGGATCGGCGTCGGCTATCCTGGTGGAGTGAACATTGCCTGGAGCGCGGAGAGCATGAATCTGGCGCTGATCTGGCGCGGAGCCTTCATGGATGCCGCCCGCCACTGGAACTCGCGTGGGGGCGGCCACGAGAAACCGCTGGGCTATGACGTGCTCCAGCCCACGGGCGAAGCTACACCGGCTTTTTTTGTGACTGAAAAGCCAGAGGCCGAATGGCCCAAGTGGGACAAGACCAAACGCTATGAGGGTTTTCACTGGGGTGGCTATTCTCTGGATGCCAAGCGCAGACCCACTTTCCGCTACACCTGGCAGGGGGTGGAAGTGGAGGAGTCTTTCAGCACGGAGGGAGATGGCAACAAACCTGACGGCAAGGCCAAGCTGATCCGCACAGTCAAGGTCGCTGGCAAACTGCCTGCGCATGCCTGGTATCGCATCGGCAACGGGGCGTTTGAAAACAAAGACGGGGGCTTTTTCAGCAAAGGCATGCCCGGATATCGTATTTCCGCCGCAGGCGCACAAATCGCCGGTCAGAATCTCGTTATTCCCGCGCAAACCGGCACGATGACCATCACCTACCAGTGGGCCCAGTAA
- a CDS encoding M23 family metallopeptidase, with product MKLSSPVTRLILLLVLAVMIARVIWPRLKQAGASCPLDPAFVRLTPLEVSVLPLATRFDLPMGSAHGALTYNAQPFRIQRHLGDDLNGIGGENSDLGDAVYAAGAGRVVYAGCPGPGWGKMIIVAHRLPEGDELGPLVQTIYAHLDSFRVSVGREVYRGQQIGTVGAAEGAYLAHLHFEVRRGPYVNPGQGYADAPLNRVSPEKFVQWHQGVTDVLINTPPEKP from the coding sequence ATGAAGCTCTCTTCGCCTGTCACGCGTTTGATCCTGCTGCTCGTCCTTGCAGTCATGATCGCACGAGTGATCTGGCCTCGTCTAAAACAGGCAGGCGCTTCGTGTCCCCTCGATCCTGCATTTGTAAGACTCACTCCTCTGGAGGTTTCGGTTCTTCCTCTTGCGACTCGATTTGACCTGCCCATGGGGTCTGCTCATGGCGCGCTCACCTACAATGCACAGCCGTTTCGTATCCAGCGTCATCTCGGAGATGACCTGAACGGCATCGGTGGAGAAAATTCAGATTTGGGCGACGCCGTTTATGCGGCCGGTGCCGGCAGGGTGGTGTATGCGGGCTGCCCGGGGCCGGGATGGGGAAAAATGATCATCGTTGCACATCGTTTGCCGGAAGGGGATGAGCTGGGGCCTTTAGTTCAGACAATTTATGCGCATCTGGACTCATTTCGCGTGTCTGTTGGCCGGGAAGTTTACCGAGGACAGCAGATCGGCACGGTGGGCGCAGCTGAGGGGGCTTACTTGGCGCATCTGCATTTTGAGGTTCGTCGTGGTCCCTATGTGAACCCTGGCCAGGGATATGCAGATGCCCCTCTCAACCGCGTCTCTCCCGAAAAGTTCGTCCAATGGCATCAAGGTGTTACGGATGTATTAATAAACACACCTCCTGAAAAACCATAA
- a CDS encoding DUF362 domain-containing protein: MNTLSPSAFGAPKVSVFSGKACYDDTDALRRQIEAAIAALELSADFITPGDRVVIKPNWVKEHNASKPEDEGGWLTIITHPAVVREVARWAARKLQGRGSVTLCDAPQSDSSFDAIRRLHKLDALITDLTVEFPGVAFLLFDMRCEEWTIDDGVTIAKRELPSDPCGAVDIHLDEDSEFVGHPGLGRLYGASYDFATTNRQHTDPNHEYRICRTPMNADVLINVPKLKTHKKVGLTVALKNLVGTTPRTNWLPRHTEGTPAEGGDQFAESSTKRALEGTLMRNAKKVLFGRHFLSKLFVPLKKLGRLVFGDTKHVVRSGNWHGNNTAWRMILDLHKCFFYFDGRGVKRDKPLRYLTIVDGIIGGDGDGPMSCDPVPSGVILAGTHPVAVDCVSAQLMGFNWKKTRLLNDAFVIERLPITGFAPSDIVVTSNKAEWSGPFEQMKDCFEFRCHFGWAGHLESDARLAKM, from the coding sequence GTGAACACACTCTCCCCCTCAGCGTTTGGTGCTCCGAAGGTTTCCGTTTTTAGCGGCAAAGCCTGCTACGACGATACCGATGCACTCCGCCGGCAGATTGAGGCCGCCATCGCTGCGCTGGAGCTTTCCGCAGACTTTATCACTCCCGGGGACAGGGTGGTCATCAAGCCAAACTGGGTCAAGGAACACAACGCCAGCAAACCGGAGGATGAAGGCGGCTGGCTCACCATCATCACCCATCCAGCAGTCGTTCGAGAAGTGGCCCGCTGGGCTGCGCGCAAACTGCAAGGGCGCGGCTCAGTAACGCTGTGTGATGCACCGCAGAGTGACTCCTCCTTTGATGCCATACGACGACTGCATAAGCTGGACGCCTTGATCACCGATCTCACAGTGGAGTTTCCCGGAGTGGCATTTCTGCTCTTTGACATGCGCTGCGAGGAATGGACGATTGATGATGGCGTCACGATCGCCAAAAGAGAACTGCCCAGCGATCCCTGCGGTGCGGTGGACATTCATCTGGATGAGGACAGCGAGTTTGTAGGCCATCCGGGCCTGGGGAGGCTGTATGGCGCCTCGTATGATTTTGCCACAACGAACCGGCAGCACACCGACCCAAATCACGAGTACCGCATCTGCCGAACTCCGATGAATGCGGATGTGCTGATCAATGTGCCGAAGCTCAAGACCCACAAGAAAGTGGGGCTGACGGTGGCACTGAAAAACCTGGTGGGCACCACACCGAGAACCAACTGGCTGCCGCGCCACACGGAAGGCACTCCTGCAGAAGGTGGGGACCAATTTGCCGAATCCAGCACGAAGCGTGCATTGGAGGGAACCCTGATGCGCAACGCGAAGAAAGTCCTGTTTGGCAGACATTTCCTTTCCAAGCTATTTGTGCCACTCAAGAAGCTGGGCCGTCTGGTGTTTGGCGACACCAAGCATGTCGTGCGGTCCGGCAACTGGCATGGCAACAACACGGCGTGGCGGATGATCCTGGATCTGCACAAATGCTTTTTCTATTTTGATGGACGAGGAGTCAAAAGAGACAAACCTCTGCGCTATCTGACCATTGTGGACGGCATCATCGGCGGCGACGGCGACGGTCCCATGTCATGCGATCCCGTGCCGAGCGGGGTGATCCTGGCGGGAACACATCCCGTAGCGGTGGATTGCGTCAGCGCCCAGCTCATGGGCTTTAACTGGAAGAAGACGCGACTGCTGAACGACGCCTTTGTCATCGAGCGCCTACCGATCACGGGGTTTGCCCCTTCAGACATCGTGGTGACCTCCAACAAAGCTGAGTGGTCAGGACCGTTTGAGCAGATGAAAGACTGTTTTGAGTTTCGCTGCCACTTTGGCTGGGCGGGACACCTGGAAAGTGATGCGAGACTGGCCAAGATGTGA